The DNA sequence GCCTCGATCGCCCAGGTGCACTTCGCCACCCTGCACAGCGGCGAGGAGGTCGTGGTCAAGATCCAGCGGCCCGGCATCCGCCGACGGGTCGCGGCCGACCTGCAGATCCTCAAACGCTTCGCCCAGCTGGTGGAGCTGGCCAAGCTGGGTCGGCGACTGTCGGCCGGCGACGTGGTCGCCGACTTCGCCGACAACCTCGCCGAAGAGCTGGACTTCCGTATCGAGGGCCAGTCGATGCAGACCTGGGTGTCGCACCTGCATGCCTCCCCGCTCGGCCGCAACATCAAGGTGCCCGACGTGCACTGGGACTTCACCAGCGAGCGGGTGCTGACGATGGAGCGCGTGGCGGGCATCCGCATCGACGACGCCCCCGCCATCCGCAAGGCCGGTTTCGACGGCGTGGAGCTGGTGAAGGCGCTGCTGTTCTCCACCTTCGAGGGCGGTCTGCGGCACGGGTTGTTCCACGGCGACCTGCACGCGGGCAACCTGCTGGTGGATGACGACGGCCGGGTGGTGTTCCTGGACTTCGGGATCATGGGCCGCATCGACCCCCGCACCCGGTGGCTGCTGCGCGAGCTGGTCTACGCACTGCTGGTCAAAAAGGATCACGCCGCGGCCGGCAAGATCGTGGTGCTGATGGGCGCGGTGGGCACCGTCAAACCCGAGGGCCAGGCCGCCAAGGACCTCGAG is a window from the Mycobacterium sp. SVM_VP21 genome containing:
- a CDS encoding AarF/ABC1/UbiB kinase family protein produces the protein MSSTPPRQVAQLDRVPLPVEAARIGATGWQLTRAAARVFTRLLGPGPIQQKVIRELPQTFADLGPTYVKFGQIIASSPGAFGEALSREFRGLLDSVPPADPAEIHALFIEELGAEPQELFAKFDETPVASASIAQVHFATLHSGEEVVVKIQRPGIRRRVAADLQILKRFAQLVELAKLGRRLSAGDVVADFADNLAEELDFRIEGQSMQTWVSHLHASPLGRNIKVPDVHWDFTSERVLTMERVAGIRIDDAPAIRKAGFDGVELVKALLFSTFEGGLRHGLFHGDLHAGNLLVDDDGRVVFLDFGIMGRIDPRTRWLLRELVYALLVKKDHAAAGKIVVLMGAVGTVKPEGQAAKDLEAFATPLTMKSLGDMSYAEIGKQLGALADAYDVKLPRELVLIGKQFLYVERYMKLLAPRWQMMSDPQLTGYFANFMVDVSREHKDNDDNPGE